From the Dunckerocampus dactyliophorus isolate RoL2022-P2 chromosome 12, RoL_Ddac_1.1, whole genome shotgun sequence genome, one window contains:
- the zmp:0000001236 gene encoding mastermind-like protein 2 isoform X2, giving the protein MEGHVPKQTACAFSTSDFKRVRVDAGMGRAPCNHNLGHAHSLQASSAMAVQRKNYMMPHDVTSDVFSMTLKEMKKEPVEVQSCGRSHAEMIFDFKEEGQIDPELQDLFDELTKSVPPLNDLEFEKMLKQDDTFGLDPGRPSSAGAAASLCSPLEKTIKMEHSPDYGQVHSGSPQLRPASAGPSFTMTTSCTASTTTAQKVNTQAGPPRSMPCWPEISHAEQLKQMAANQHQPSLLLHHHHHHTLPAGLASWAPTMSTHSSTSTFPQDKGTRPRLPPQSKGVNNGLFKSNGHHMEMKALAAKPGLPFSPKSTPSSGHMMPLVASSGNKTSNQQVSPPDAQNRQPLHFQNQQMSTSTTLLHGGVLPFKLAHQHQGTPPGPRMPANGSVGQLRPLVPNHPLKGTAKSPAMQRQLSQQQQRGVTTADKDNPQDQFSRHLTRPPPDYKRSVVGGNIFPGPNSSQSSSAEKDLPCHLPGEMNLSPSDHRFEGHPAPCIGQFPQHNNQSRIAPNNPRFLSPNTQGSSFGMNNVASGQHPHSSVVAGQGLGGMMTNMGWCSASKPGTAGLRCQAQLEPPKHQYQQRPLGPPNQVAPDIRMHSMNPSVRDAGSAPIQPVIGSPSTPNLNQSSPEQRVPAGNFPEAASSSYHGGRANHVTFDFLPEGDNMVPGINTDSDFIDSLLKSGSGNDDWMKDINLDEILGNHT; this is encoded by the exons ATGGAGGGACATGTGCCCAAGCAGACCGCCTGCGCTTTCTCCACTTCTGATTTCAAGCGTGTCCGTGTTGATGCTGGAATGGGTCGAGCCCCGTGCAACCACAACTTAGGCCACGCCCACTCTTTGCAAGCCTCCTCGGCCATGGCGGTGCAGAGGAAGAACTACATGATGCCACACGACGTGACCTCAGACGTCTTCAGCATGACCTTGAAGGAAATGAAGAAAGAACCCGTTGAGGTCCAGTCGTGCGGCCGTTCCCACGCCGAGATGATTTTTGATTTCAAAGAGGAAGGTCAGATCGACCCGGAGCTCCAGGATCTTTTTGACGAGCTGACCAAGTCGGTGCCGCCTCTCAACGACCTGGAGTTTGAGAAGATGCTGAAGCAGGATGACACTTTTGGTTTGGACCCAGGACGACCCAGCTCAGCGGGAGCAGCAGCCAGCCTGTGCTCCCCCCTGGAGAAGACCATCAAGATGGAGCACTCTCCAGATTACGGTCAGGTCCACAGTGGCTCTCCGCAGCTCCGGCCGGCCTCAGCGGGCCCGTCGTTTACAATGACCACTTCTTGCACTGCTTCCACCACCACCGCGCAGAAGGTCAACACTCAGGCGGGCCCCCCCAGGTCCATGCCCTGCTGGCCCGAGATCTCCCATGCGGAGCAGCTGAAGCAGATGGCGGCCAACCAGCACCAGCCCAGCTTGCTActccaccaccatcaccaccacacaCTGCCCGCAGGACTGGCAAGTTGGGCGCCCACCATGAGCACCCACTCCTCCACCAGCACCTTCCCCCAAGACAAAGGGACCAGGCCGAGGCTCCCTCCGCAGAGCAAAGGTGTCAACAACGGCCTTTTCAAGTCCAACGGCCATCACATGGAGATGAAGGCACTCGCCGCCAAACCCGGGCTGCCCTTCAGCCCCAAATCCACACCCTCCTCAGGCCACATGATGCCCTTAGTGGCCAGCTCAGGCAACAAGACGTCCAACCAGCAGGTTTCACCTCCCGACGCCCAGAACCGTCAGCCACTCCACTTCCAGAATCAGCAGATGTCCACCTCCACGACACTCCTACATGGCGGAGTGCTGCCCTTCAAGTTGGCCCACCAACACCAG GGTACCCCTCCTGGGCCCAGGATGCCTGCTAATGGAAGCGTTGGCCAGCTGCGCCCCCTAGTGCCCAACCACCCGCTGAAAGGCACCGCCAAATCTCCCGCCATGCAGAGACAACTTAGCCAACAACAACAGCGAGGCGTCACCACCGCA GACAAAGACAACCCACAGGATCAGTTCAGTCGTCATCTCACCAGGCCGCCACCGGATTATAAAAGAAGTGTGGTGGGTGGGAACATCTTCCCAG GTCCAAACTCGTCCCAGTCTTCCAGCGCTGAGAAGGACCTACCGTGCCACCTCCCGGGTGAGATGAACTTGTCGCCGTCAGACCACAGATTTGAGGGTCATCCTGCCCCCTGCATCGGACAATTCCCACAGCACAACAACCAGAGCCGAATCGCCCCAAACAATCCCAGATTTCTGAGTCCAAACACGCAAGGGAGTTCCTTTGGGATGAATAACGTAGCGAGTGGGCAACACCCTCATTCCTCGGTGGTGGCAGGGCAGGGGCTGGGGGGCATGATGACCAACATGGGCTGGTGCTCAGCCAGCAAGCCCGGGACTGCTGGACTCAGATGCCAAGCTCAGCTGGAACCGCCAAAGCATCAGTACCAGCAAAGACCCCTTGGACCTCCCAACCAGGTAGCACCAGACATCAGGATGCATTCAATGAACCCGTCTGTAAGAGACGCAGGTTCGGCCCCCATCCAGCCAGTGATTGGCTCCCCGTCCACACCAAATCTGAATCAGTCCTCTCCGGAACAGCGGGTGCCGGCGGGAAACTTCCCAGAAGCCGCCTCTAGCAGCTACCATGGCGGGCGCGCCAACCACGTGACCTTTGACTTCCTCCCAGAGGGAGACAACATGGTTCCGGGGATAAACACGGACTCGGATTTCATAGATTCCCTGCTCAAGTCGGGCTCGGGGAACGACGACTGGATGAAAGATATCAACCTGGACGAGATTCTGGGAAACCACACTTGA